One part of the Funiculus sociatus GB2-C1 genome encodes these proteins:
- the hmpF gene encoding pilus motility taxis protein HmpF: protein MLYLAEVQKQKSGLMGFKTDLKLLACQRTDQSWSAVTADEVIPAPDEANNFNAGVLVLVELSGNKQVQRPPTEAGRQLVSILQNFSRQLEKSKTQEEEIEQWKQSLTYQSQELNRREMEMEARVEQLAQLDEDFERLEAQRQEIDTAREETQRLREEFERNRLELEGAWEHLRGETRRLEERQAEYQQGTVLDEAQGQKIRELLDRLAGAIAPTEAIREQLNLAFEIVNGQQELLNGHWQQLEQQRNSATQMQGDVDRQTQELQRRTEELTQAENALEKARSERMVFQNALEMKQEFARMQDLQLRTQQELYEQLNRLATTSADVKISQKIDLEALEKMPLGELQEVVQNLQQDLEKVVRFVNDQEEELTFQRQTVDELQAKINQASEYDRMSLENELAEEQDCYQMLDETLVGQRRNLREREEILNQHQRVLRRRQGVIESDGQDNQKIDLGPVLSQLDGQRQQQSEELQKLESQVEQMRLSISQAQGMIDHQAGEQEATRNQIKQLEQNLLSSRTALAELWARVNVYQEMLQPYQDRVNEMRQKLEAIASTLAQVQETGDYQLQSIAQMREVIVSLMNGQFNAA, encoded by the coding sequence GTGCTGTATCTAGCAGAAGTACAAAAGCAGAAATCTGGGTTAATGGGTTTTAAGACCGACCTAAAACTGCTGGCTTGTCAGCGGACTGACCAGAGTTGGAGTGCGGTGACTGCTGATGAAGTAATTCCCGCTCCCGATGAAGCCAATAATTTTAATGCTGGCGTCTTGGTGTTAGTCGAGCTGAGTGGAAATAAACAAGTGCAGCGTCCGCCGACGGAGGCGGGGCGGCAGTTGGTGAGCATTTTGCAAAATTTCTCTCGCCAGCTGGAAAAGTCAAAAACCCAGGAAGAAGAAATTGAACAGTGGAAGCAGTCGCTGACTTATCAGAGTCAGGAGCTGAACCGTCGCGAGATGGAAATGGAAGCGCGGGTGGAACAACTGGCGCAGTTGGATGAAGATTTTGAACGGCTGGAGGCGCAGCGTCAGGAGATTGACACGGCGCGGGAGGAAACTCAGCGACTGCGGGAGGAGTTTGAGCGCAACCGCCTGGAGTTGGAGGGAGCTTGGGAACACCTGCGAGGCGAGACAAGACGGCTGGAGGAGCGACAGGCGGAGTATCAGCAGGGAACGGTATTAGATGAGGCTCAGGGGCAAAAGATTCGGGAATTGCTCGATCGTTTAGCGGGGGCGATCGCGCCCACTGAAGCGATCCGGGAACAACTGAATCTGGCTTTTGAAATTGTCAATGGGCAGCAGGAATTGCTTAACGGGCATTGGCAGCAGCTGGAGCAACAACGCAATAGCGCTACTCAGATGCAAGGAGATGTGGATCGGCAAACTCAAGAGCTGCAAAGGCGCACCGAGGAGTTGACCCAAGCTGAAAATGCTTTGGAAAAGGCGCGTTCGGAGCGGATGGTGTTTCAGAATGCTCTGGAAATGAAGCAGGAGTTTGCTCGGATGCAGGATCTCCAGTTGCGAACCCAACAAGAGCTTTACGAGCAACTTAACCGTCTGGCAACGACTTCAGCAGATGTCAAAATTAGTCAGAAAATCGATCTGGAAGCCCTGGAGAAAATGCCATTAGGAGAGCTGCAAGAAGTTGTGCAAAACTTGCAGCAGGATTTGGAAAAAGTGGTGCGCTTTGTCAACGACCAGGAAGAAGAGCTGACATTTCAGCGCCAGACGGTGGACGAATTGCAGGCGAAGATCAACCAAGCCAGCGAGTATGACCGGATGAGTCTAGAGAATGAACTGGCAGAGGAGCAGGATTGCTACCAAATGCTAGACGAAACGCTGGTAGGTCAACGCCGAAATCTGCGGGAGCGAGAAGAGATTTTGAACCAGCACCAGCGGGTGCTGCGGCGACGGCAGGGGGTTATAGAATCTGATGGGCAGGACAACCAGAAAATTGATTTGGGGCCTGTTCTGAGTCAGCTGGACGGGCAACGACAACAACAATCAGAGGAACTGCAAAAGCTGGAAAGTCAGGTTGAGCAGATGCGTCTCTCGATCAGCCAAGCGCAGGGAATGATCGATCATCAAGCTGGCGAACAAGAGGCAACTCGCAACCAAATTAAGCAGCTAGAGCAGAATTTGCTCTCGTCGAGGACGGCTTTAGCTGAACTTTGGGCCAGGGTGAATGTTTATCAGGAAATGCTACAGCCTTATCAGGATCGCGTTAATGAGATGCGGCAAAAGTTGGAAGCGATCGCGTCCACTTTAGCTCAGGTTCAGGAAACGGGTGACTATCAGCTGCAATCTATTGCCCAGATGCGGGAAGTTATCGTTAGTTTGATGAATGGGCAGTTTAATGCCGCGTAA
- the tilS gene encoding tRNA lysidine(34) synthetase TilS: MPQPTWTPLHAQLHRTLLQRLLIPRGERLLVAVSGGQDSLCLIKLLLDLQPKWGWHLAIAHCDHRWRKDSQENANHVENLALTWDIPFYLQIAPETENIASEAAARQWRYQALSAIALDNNSPYIVTGHTASDRAETLLYNLIRGSGADGLQALTWKRQLNPGLQLMRPLLEVTRTQTAQFCQNFQLAIWEDSTNQDRKYARNRIRHELLPYLQTNFNPKVEQALAQTAELLRADVEYLETAAQQLLEQAMNQGLGTGDWGLGAGDWGLGKNPSDSQFPIPNPQSPIPNPQSPIPTRLNRLVLRQAPLALQRRVIRQFLSLVLPVAPSFEQIEKLTALITASNRSQTDPFPGGAIAQVWGDWILWKFEC; this comes from the coding sequence ATGCCACAACCTACTTGGACACCTCTCCATGCCCAGCTGCACCGAACTCTCTTGCAACGCCTGTTGATTCCCCGTGGAGAAAGGCTATTAGTAGCAGTCTCTGGCGGGCAAGATTCCCTCTGCTTAATTAAATTACTGCTAGATTTGCAACCAAAGTGGGGATGGCATCTGGCAATTGCTCACTGCGATCATCGTTGGCGGAAAGACTCCCAGGAAAATGCCAACCACGTAGAAAATCTTGCCTTAACTTGGGATATCCCTTTCTATCTGCAAATCGCTCCAGAAACCGAAAATATCGCCTCAGAAGCAGCAGCCCGACAATGGCGTTATCAAGCTCTAAGCGCGATCGCACTCGACAACAACTCCCCCTACATCGTCACAGGTCATACAGCCAGCGATCGCGCCGAAACTCTCCTATATAACCTAATTCGCGGTAGCGGTGCCGATGGCTTGCAAGCCCTTACCTGGAAGCGTCAATTAAATCCTGGGTTGCAACTCATGCGTCCCCTTCTAGAAGTCACCCGTACCCAAACAGCCCAGTTTTGCCAAAACTTTCAGCTTGCCATCTGGGAAGATTCCACCAACCAAGACCGAAAGTACGCCCGTAACCGCATCCGCCACGAGTTACTACCCTACCTACAAACCAACTTCAACCCAAAAGTTGAGCAAGCTTTAGCCCAAACCGCGGAACTCCTCCGGGCAGATGTGGAATATCTCGAAACAGCGGCCCAGCAGCTACTAGAACAAGCTATGAATCAGGGGTTGGGGACTGGGGACTGGGGGCTGGGGGCTGGGGACTGGGGGCTGGGTAAGAATCCTTCCGATTCCCAATTCCCAATTCCCAATCCCCAATCCCCAATTCCCAATCCCCAATCCCCAATCCCTACTCGACTAAATCGCCTCGTACTGCGTCAAGCACCCTTGGCCCTACAACGCCGGGTTATCCGCCAGTTTCTCTCCTTAGTCTTACCAGTAGCCCCCAGCTTCGAGCAAATTGAAAAGTTGACAGCCTTAATTACAGCTTCCAACCGTTCCCAAACCGATCCGTTTCCCGGAGGCGCGATCGCCCAAGTCTGGGGTGACTGGATTTTGTGGAAATTTGAGTGTTGA
- a CDS encoding glycerate kinase, whose amino-acid sequence MLSLSEILNRSLAGQTPTSGELEYLAEVMLSDKRRSLAFGITPANVEEVIRERSHLLLGVYPNLHPVSSLETLWNLWLPLAMQLAQSQQQLGHPLIQGILGGQGTGKTTLAAILTLILKHLGKSTLSLSLDDLYKTYSDRLALRKQERRLIWRGPPGTHDIDLGLAVLDRLRHPDGQPIPIPRFDKSAWNGAGDRTQAEIVQGADIVLFEGWFVGVRPIDPVAFENPPPPILTADDKTFARDMNARLEEYLPLWARLDRLMVLYPVDYRLSLAWRQQAEREMIAAGKSGMSDSEINEFVKFFWKSLHPELFIKPLTTNPNWVDLVIEINADHSPGDVYRPSDR is encoded by the coding sequence ATGTTATCTCTGAGTGAAATTCTTAATCGTTCTTTAGCAGGACAAACGCCGACTTCAGGCGAGTTGGAATATTTGGCTGAAGTGATGTTATCAGATAAGCGGCGATCGCTTGCTTTCGGGATCACACCAGCTAATGTTGAGGAAGTTATTCGAGAGCGATCGCATCTCCTACTGGGTGTCTACCCAAATCTCCACCCAGTCTCCAGCCTAGAAACTCTCTGGAACCTCTGGCTTCCCTTAGCAATGCAACTGGCGCAGTCTCAGCAACAGTTGGGACATCCCCTGATCCAGGGAATTTTAGGCGGACAGGGAACTGGCAAAACTACCTTGGCCGCTATCCTCACCTTAATTCTCAAACACTTGGGAAAATCCACACTTAGCCTTTCCCTCGATGACCTCTACAAAACCTATAGCGATCGCCTCGCCTTAAGAAAGCAAGAAAGACGCCTTATCTGGCGAGGCCCACCCGGAACTCACGATATAGACCTGGGTTTAGCAGTTTTGGATCGCCTGCGCCATCCTGACGGACAACCAATTCCCATCCCCCGTTTTGATAAATCTGCCTGGAACGGTGCGGGAGACAGAACCCAGGCGGAAATTGTCCAGGGTGCCGATATTGTCCTATTTGAAGGTTGGTTTGTCGGTGTCCGCCCCATTGACCCAGTTGCCTTTGAGAACCCGCCACCGCCGATTCTAACTGCCGATGACAAGACGTTTGCCCGCGATATGAATGCTCGGTTAGAGGAGTATTTACCCCTTTGGGCGCGATTAGACCGTTTGATGGTACTGTATCCAGTTGATTATCGCCTGTCCCTAGCGTGGCGACAGCAGGCAGAACGGGAAATGATCGCTGCTGGTAAATCGGGAATGAGTGATTCAGAAATTAATGAATTTGTCAAGTTTTTTTGGAAATCGCTGCACCCAGAGTTATTTATTAAACCGCTAACCACAAATCCCAACTGGGTAGATTTGGTGATTGAGATTAATGCAGACCATTCACCGGGTGATGTTTATCGACCAAGCGATCGCTAA
- a CDS encoding DUF565 domain-containing protein has protein sequence MQRTRLNNFVDVIAARLGQWLSNPWRRISLVTISLLFGVFLGTAIPTTSGQTAEVDIIAAGILIFFTELVSRYVYGGKPLSPQAAVGNPRRSLLSEILNALKIGLTYSLFIEAFKLGS, from the coding sequence ATGCAAAGGACTCGTCTGAACAATTTTGTTGATGTTATCGCCGCTCGGCTGGGACAATGGCTGAGCAATCCTTGGCGGCGAATATCACTGGTTACTATTAGTCTACTGTTTGGTGTCTTTCTGGGAACTGCTATTCCCACTACGTCGGGACAAACCGCTGAGGTAGATATAATTGCGGCGGGAATTTTGATTTTCTTCACTGAACTCGTCAGCCGATATGTTTATGGCGGGAAGCCGCTTTCCCCGCAGGCGGCTGTTGGTAATCCTCGTCGCAGTTTACTATCAGAAATTTTGAACGCTCTTAAAATTGGACTGACTTACAGCTTGTTCATTGAAGCCTTTAAACTAGGTTCCTAA
- a CDS encoding ArnT family glycosyltransferase yields MKFRVDQALRRGWKYWDKHPGVAWTLSILWVLGVCWLAFVWNVGSIGLIDETEPLFAEAARQMTVTGDWITPFFNGETRFDKPPLVYWLMAIAYKSVGVNEWAVRLPSALSAIAVTGLAFYTLRYFGATSGVVATGQSSVGKRTPPQLWLSALLGAALIALNPEMIVWGRTGVSDMLLTGCMGCAILSFFLGYAQPSRPAIQSRWYLAFYVLVALAILAKGPVGIVLPVLIIGTFLLYLGNFWQVLREMRPIRGLAIVLALAVPWYVLVIWRNGEAYIDKFFGYHNFERFTGVVNDHWAPWYFYFLVVLLGFAPWSIYLPIAIARLRFWKRDRWRQQPRSAQLGLFALFWFAGIFGFFTVAVTKLPSYVLPLMPAAGILVALLFSEQMTFVSRPLSVVTEESSSLNPQTLDSNNLPIQPSHPTSKNKGLFWSGIVNVVFLAVLAGGILYSPNFLGYDPAVPDLQQLVQNSGLPVRGFIIWGAAAVSAAVLLWRRWWRWLWSPNLIGFMAFIIFVLTPAYFMMDNARQLPLRELSAIAAQVERPGEPMVMIGFKKPSVVFYTQRPVNYFAKASSAMEYIEAISASEAKPPSVLILTEPKYLQQTKLAPHQYQTLGKVGAYQLIRISKQMVAWSEAARSN; encoded by the coding sequence ATGAAATTTAGGGTAGATCAAGCGCTTAGACGTGGGTGGAAATATTGGGATAAGCATCCAGGCGTTGCTTGGACGCTATCGATTCTGTGGGTGCTAGGGGTTTGCTGGCTGGCTTTTGTGTGGAATGTAGGCAGTATCGGTCTTATCGATGAGACGGAGCCGCTGTTTGCGGAAGCTGCCCGCCAGATGACGGTGACGGGAGATTGGATCACGCCGTTTTTTAATGGTGAGACGCGCTTTGATAAGCCGCCGTTGGTGTATTGGCTGATGGCGATCGCTTATAAATCGGTTGGCGTGAATGAATGGGCGGTGCGGCTGCCTTCTGCTTTGAGTGCGATCGCTGTGACTGGGTTAGCCTTTTACACGTTGCGATACTTTGGGGCTACTTCTGGTGTTGTTGCGACGGGGCAATCTAGCGTTGGCAAACGGACACCTCCCCAGTTGTGGCTATCGGCACTGCTGGGTGCAGCTTTGATCGCCCTGAATCCTGAAATGATCGTCTGGGGACGAACTGGCGTTTCTGATATGCTGCTGACTGGCTGTATGGGTTGTGCAATCCTATCCTTTTTTCTTGGTTATGCTCAGCCCTCTCGCCCAGCAATTCAGTCACGTTGGTATCTGGCGTTTTATGTGCTGGTTGCTTTAGCTATTCTTGCCAAAGGGCCGGTGGGAATTGTGTTGCCAGTGCTAATTATTGGGACTTTTCTACTTTATCTGGGCAATTTCTGGCAAGTTTTACGGGAGATGCGCCCGATTAGGGGCTTGGCAATTGTCCTGGCTCTAGCAGTGCCTTGGTATGTTTTGGTAATTTGGCGCAATGGGGAAGCCTACATAGATAAGTTTTTTGGCTATCACAATTTTGAACGCTTCACGGGCGTTGTGAATGACCATTGGGCCCCTTGGTATTTTTATTTTCTGGTGGTGCTGCTTGGTTTTGCGCCTTGGTCGATTTATTTGCCGATAGCGATCGCGCGACTGCGCTTTTGGAAACGCGATCGCTGGCGTCAACAACCGCGTTCTGCTCAATTGGGTCTATTTGCCCTATTTTGGTTTGCTGGTATCTTTGGCTTCTTCACAGTTGCAGTGACTAAACTTCCCAGCTATGTGCTGCCCCTGATGCCAGCAGCGGGGATTTTGGTGGCGCTTTTGTTCAGCGAACAGATGACCTTTGTTAGTCGTCCCTTGTCTGTGGTCACAGAAGAGTCGTCAAGCTTGAACCCTCAAACGTTGGATTCTAACAACCTTCCCATCCAACCTTCCCATCCAACCTCAAAGAACAAAGGACTCTTCTGGAGCGGCATTGTCAACGTAGTATTTTTGGCGGTGCTTGCTGGTGGTATTTTATACAGCCCAAATTTTCTGGGATACGATCCGGCTGTGCCAGATTTGCAGCAACTGGTGCAAAATTCCGGTTTGCCGGTGCGGGGATTTATCATCTGGGGAGCAGCTGCTGTTTCAGCAGCAGTGCTGTTGTGGCGACGCTGGTGGCGTTGGCTTTGGAGTCCCAATCTGATTGGGTTTATGGCTTTTATAATCTTTGTGTTGACACCCGCCTACTTCATGATGGATAACGCGCGTCAGTTGCCGTTGCGGGAATTAAGCGCGATCGCGGCTCAAGTTGAGCGGCCTGGGGAACCGATGGTTATGATTGGCTTCAAAAAGCCTAGCGTAGTATTTTACACCCAGCGTCCGGTAAATTACTTTGCCAAAGCTAGCTCGGCAATGGAATACATTGAAGCGATCTCAGCCAGTGAAGCTAAGCCACCTTCGGTACTTATTCTTACCGAGCCTAAATATTTGCAGCAAACAAAGCTTGCGCCTCATCAATACCAAACTCTAGGTAAAGTTGGTGCTTATCAGCTTATCCGAATCTCGAAACAAATGGTTGCTTGGAGCGAGGCGGCTCGATCCAACTAA
- a CDS encoding ATP-binding response regulator → MFITNPSLKEFIERVPVCEQTAAFASLLEIFRSGGCDRVVVVSEQQHPLGVVNLRAIMPHLIVKNQFKKQDYLIAGVAIDLQQPLCELDLPLIEKVATLPAWISLSQFWLYLRSSNSQTHLPHWAVVDPSDKFLGLLDSQRLVKFLATIEEIPGEMEQRSRGTQEPRSKGTQENWNAGELESTSPTACTKESLVQLLEQLPLPLRLQTITGQIIAQNLTWRQQIGESLDPHLEEPEAPVLIDSLWQQELVGVSSRGTAAEFVNWWEGADETNHHQISATEATIASRETASREAVTRNPTTKKIGDRLWQFVTIPLRQNSTNVEEKSIRVSEWEHLQNYNATTPLHSLSPDLSLVMATDVTEQHIFAKELAAKNADLVQLNRMKDEFLACISHELKTPLTSVLGLASLLKDQLIGQLNERQARYARLIHQSGRQLMTVVNDILDLTRMETGQLELTPEPVHIPTVCDRAIAQARQLQPGKEPLETDLEQEEISFTLSIEPELETMVADELRLRQMLTHLLSNALKFTESGGAIGLKVACWEGWIAFTIWDTGIGIPEAKQHLIFQKFQQLEDTLTRRFDGTGLGLALTQRLAHLHGGDISFISKVGQGSQFTLLLPPVPPPNSKKLGTEQDYSQPPISNKQKSKAQNPKFSNRLILIVEAVPQYIEDLTQQLTGLGYRYAIARSGTEAIEKARQLQPQALLLNPLLPLLSGWDVLTLLKSDEQTRHIPVLVTASQGEKEQASANRADGFLTLPVQTEALRHSLISLKAPETPTPSLTILHLTFEEQAAIEFSPTALGLSPKHRVLEADDIEQAELLVRVWHPNVVILDGAGLEDPLAYLKELSLTDLASLPLITLDRQTTQAANQVTGLSVFPCLASDRHENMDALLQVIQVAAGISCQSNILVVDARSLTDVFSPTEEIGESRIDTGANTSPYDRTGEAFDPQFVASPQISSSNGSPLLHYLESAGFKSLLSRSWAEVCRQLQHQNVDLLLIDLADIKPYPALVEALTSLKQMPALPPILVLDHRWDGRNLDEATIKFEAALRAIATKILSVPPLSMAEVLDHIHASLAQTSF, encoded by the coding sequence ATGTTCATTACCAATCCCAGTCTAAAGGAATTTATTGAACGAGTTCCTGTTTGCGAACAAACAGCTGCCTTCGCATCTCTTTTAGAGATTTTTCGCTCTGGCGGTTGCGATCGCGTGGTGGTGGTGAGCGAACAACAACACCCGCTAGGAGTAGTAAACCTCCGGGCAATTATGCCTCATCTGATCGTAAAAAACCAGTTTAAGAAGCAAGATTACCTAATTGCGGGGGTAGCAATAGATTTGCAGCAACCCCTGTGCGAACTGGATTTGCCGCTGATTGAAAAAGTGGCAACCTTGCCTGCTTGGATTTCTTTAAGCCAATTCTGGCTGTATTTGCGTTCTTCTAATTCCCAAACACATCTCCCACACTGGGCTGTAGTCGATCCCTCAGATAAATTCTTAGGTTTGTTGGATAGCCAACGTCTGGTGAAATTTCTGGCAACGATAGAAGAAATTCCAGGGGAAATGGAGCAAAGGAGCCGAGGAACCCAGGAACCCAGGAGCAAAGGAACTCAGGAGAATTGGAACGCAGGAGAATTGGAATCTACTTCCCCTACTGCCTGTACCAAAGAGTCCCTAGTTCAACTCTTGGAACAACTGCCTTTGCCCTTGAGGTTGCAAACGATAACTGGGCAAATTATCGCCCAGAATCTGACCTGGAGACAGCAGATAGGAGAAAGTCTTGACCCTCACCTAGAAGAGCCTGAAGCACCTGTCTTAATAGATTCCTTGTGGCAACAGGAGTTAGTGGGCGTAAGTTCTAGGGGTACCGCAGCAGAATTTGTAAATTGGTGGGAAGGTGCCGACGAGACAAATCACCATCAAATATCAGCGACAGAAGCAACCATTGCCTCTAGGGAAACGGCCTCTAGGGAGGCGGTGACGCGAAATCCAACTACAAAAAAGATAGGTGATCGCCTCTGGCAATTTGTCACAATTCCCCTGCGCCAAAACAGCACTAACGTAGAGGAGAAGAGCATCCGAGTATCGGAGTGGGAACACCTACAAAACTACAACGCTACAACGCCCCTGCATTCGCTCAGCCCTGACCTCTCGCTGGTGATGGCAACCGACGTAACAGAGCAGCACATCTTCGCCAAGGAATTAGCAGCTAAAAATGCCGATTTAGTCCAACTCAACCGGATGAAGGATGAGTTTTTAGCCTGTATCAGCCACGAACTCAAAACCCCCCTGACGAGCGTACTAGGTTTAGCCAGCTTGCTCAAAGATCAGTTAATCGGGCAGCTGAATGAACGTCAGGCACGTTATGCACGACTGATTCATCAGAGTGGGCGGCAGTTGATGACGGTAGTCAATGATATTTTAGATTTGACCCGGATGGAGACAGGGCAGCTGGAACTGACACCAGAGCCAGTGCATATTCCCACAGTATGCGATCGCGCCATTGCTCAAGCGCGACAACTCCAGCCAGGTAAAGAACCATTGGAAACTGATCTTGAACAAGAAGAAATCAGCTTCACACTCAGCATAGAACCCGAATTAGAAACAATGGTGGCAGACGAATTGCGCCTGCGCCAGATGCTAACTCACCTGCTTTCCAACGCCCTCAAATTTACCGAATCTGGAGGCGCAATCGGTCTGAAAGTAGCTTGTTGGGAAGGCTGGATTGCTTTTACTATCTGGGATACTGGCATTGGCATCCCCGAAGCAAAACAGCATTTAATCTTTCAGAAATTTCAACAGTTGGAAGATACCCTCACCCGCAGATTTGATGGTACAGGTCTGGGACTGGCTTTAACCCAACGCCTTGCTCACCTGCACGGCGGAGATATTTCGTTTATCTCCAAAGTTGGTCAGGGAAGCCAGTTTACCCTGCTACTACCTCCTGTTCCACCACCCAATTCTAAAAAGCTGGGGACTGAGCAAGATTATTCCCAACCCCCAATTTCTAATAAACAAAAATCCAAAGCCCAAAATCCAAAATTTAGCAATCGGTTAATCTTAATTGTCGAAGCTGTACCCCAGTACATCGAAGATTTAACCCAGCAACTGACAGGTTTGGGCTATCGATATGCGATCGCTCGTTCTGGTACAGAAGCAATCGAAAAAGCACGCCAGTTGCAGCCACAAGCCTTACTGCTCAATCCCTTACTACCCCTGCTTTCCGGTTGGGACGTTTTGACTCTGCTCAAATCAGATGAACAAACCCGTCACATCCCAGTCCTCGTGACAGCAAGCCAAGGAGAAAAAGAGCAAGCATCGGCCAACCGCGCAGATGGCTTTTTAACCCTGCCAGTACAGACAGAAGCATTACGACACAGCCTGATTAGCTTAAAAGCACCTGAAACTCCTACCCCCAGTCTGACGATTTTGCATCTTACCTTTGAGGAGCAAGCAGCAATAGAATTCTCACCTACAGCATTGGGCCTGTCGCCAAAGCACCGAGTTCTAGAAGCCGACGATATAGAGCAGGCAGAACTTTTGGTGCGTGTTTGGCACCCAAATGTCGTCATCCTCGATGGTGCTGGTTTAGAAGACCCTCTGGCTTACTTAAAGGAGCTTTCGTTAACTGATCTTGCCTCTTTACCCTTAATAACCTTAGACCGCCAGACTACTCAAGCGGCAAATCAAGTTACTGGTCTTTCCGTATTTCCGTGTTTAGCATCAGATCGCCATGAGAATATGGATGCCTTATTGCAGGTGATTCAAGTTGCTGCTGGCATCAGCTGCCAATCAAATATTTTAGTTGTGGATGCCCGCAGTCTCACCGATGTGTTCTCCCCCACCGAAGAAATTGGGGAATCGAGAATAGATACAGGCGCAAATACTTCTCCCTACGACCGTACAGGCGAAGCATTTGACCCCCAATTTGTGGCTAGCCCCCAAATTAGCAGCTCGAATGGTTCCCCTCTGCTGCACTACCTGGAAAGCGCAGGGTTTAAAAGTTTACTCTCGCGTTCTTGGGCGGAAGTATGCCGTCAACTGCAACACCAAAACGTAGACTTACTGCTCATCGATCTGGCGGACATCAAGCCTTATCCAGCACTGGTGGAAGCTTTGACCTCCTTGAAGCAGATGCCTGCTCTACCGCCCATTTTGGTGCTGGATCATCGCTGGGATGGGAGAAATTTGGATGAAGCGACCATTAAGTTTGAGGCAGCCTTGAGAGCGATCGCTACCAAAATTCTCTCAGTACCTCCCCTGTCAATGGCAGAAGTGCTAGACCACATTCACGCCTCCCTCGCCCAAACAAGCTTCTAA
- a CDS encoding circadian clock protein KaiA has protein sequence MDSPLSICTFVSNESLAKSVRDDLSSDHYLVTQASSLSEFFAEIEQHKQEIDCLVLQEEGELLPLFNQLYEQGTLLPIVIFKKVTHELSNYAVITDKPSNVSSVADANQSLGTYLYHAAEVHVTASQANKMTLLIDQAIARFLTLAPSCRLPDLSANLDPVTELNTQSFLMLQQRRLAEKLQERLGYLGVYYKRNSQAFFRHLSRTERQEILNQLKAEYRQIVINYFSKESTLNQAIDQFVTVAFFADMSVSQIVEIHMELMDEFSKYLQLEGRSEEILLDYRLTLIDVIAHLCEMYRRSIPRES, from the coding sequence TTGGATTCACCCCTGTCTATTTGTACGTTTGTTTCTAATGAATCGCTGGCTAAGTCCGTGAGGGACGATTTGAGCAGCGATCACTATCTTGTAACTCAGGCGAGTTCCTTATCTGAGTTTTTTGCCGAAATCGAGCAACACAAGCAGGAGATCGATTGTTTGGTTTTACAGGAGGAAGGCGAGTTGCTACCCCTGTTTAACCAATTGTACGAACAAGGCACTCTGCTGCCAATTGTAATTTTCAAAAAGGTAACGCATGAACTCAGTAATTATGCGGTGATTACAGATAAGCCGAGTAACGTAAGTAGCGTCGCTGATGCTAACCAATCGTTGGGGACTTATCTGTACCACGCTGCGGAAGTTCATGTAACCGCAAGCCAAGCCAACAAGATGACGCTGTTGATTGATCAAGCGATCGCTCGATTCCTCACCCTAGCACCCAGCTGTCGTCTCCCTGACCTTTCCGCCAACCTCGATCCCGTTACTGAGCTAAATACTCAAAGTTTCCTAATGCTACAGCAGCGTCGGCTAGCTGAAAAACTTCAGGAACGATTAGGGTATTTAGGCGTGTACTACAAGAGAAATTCCCAGGCTTTTTTCCGTCATCTATCGCGAACTGAAAGGCAAGAAATTTTAAACCAACTCAAAGCTGAATATCGCCAGATTGTCATAAATTACTTCTCCAAAGAGAGTACACTGAATCAAGCCATCGATCAATTTGTCACAGTGGCTTTTTTTGCCGATATGTCCGTGTCTCAAATTGTCGAGATTCACATGGAATTAATGGATGAATTCTCCAAATACTTGCAACTAGAAGGGCGGAGCGAAGAAATATTATTAGACTATCGTCTGACCTTGATTGATGTCATTGCTCATCTGTGCGAAATGTATCGCCGTTCCATTCCCAGAGAGTCCTAA
- the kaiB gene encoding circadian clock protein KaiB: protein MAALKKTYVLKLYVAGNTPNSVRALKTLKNILEQEFQGVYALKVIDVLKNPQLAEEDKILATPTLAKVLPPPVRRIIGDLSDREKVLVGLDLLYEELSQAESDL, encoded by the coding sequence ATGGCCGCCCTGAAAAAAACCTATGTTCTTAAGCTCTACGTTGCTGGAAACACTCCCAACTCAGTACGGGCTTTAAAAACACTCAAAAATATCTTGGAACAAGAGTTCCAGGGTGTCTATGCCCTGAAAGTGATTGATGTTCTCAAAAATCCCCAACTGGCTGAAGAAGATAAAATTTTAGCCACGCCGACTTTGGCAAAAGTATTACCTCCACCAGTCCGCAGAATCATCGGGGATCTTTCGGATAGAGAAAAGGTATTAGTCGGATTGGATCTTCTCTATGAAGAACTCAGCCAAGCCGAATCAGATTTATAA